The sequence CAGCATCAGCTTGAAAGCGTCTTTTTTGCATAAATTGATCACTTTGTCAAACGTATGGTTGAGCCATGTAGTTCCACAAATGGCCACCACCAAAGGTTGCTGGAGTTCAGGCGGCAGCCTTTTATGTTTGTGGGAATACGTATTCAAATTTCGTTTAAAAGCCTTACGGCTTAACTCCTGTGGCATAGGAGTTCAGGCGTTAGCCTTTTATATGTGAATACGGATTCAATTTT comes from candidate division KSB1 bacterium and encodes:
- a CDS encoding DUF364 domain-containing protein, with amino-acid sequence MPQELSRKAFKRNLNTYSHKHKRLPPELQQPLVVAICGTTWLNHTFDKVINLCKKDAFKLMLGASTPMTPILFDYGIDVISGSKVMRPDVALECISQGATFKQIDGIKQLSMKR